From a single Aspergillus puulaauensis MK2 DNA, chromosome 2, nearly complete sequence genomic region:
- a CDS encoding uncharacterized protein (COG:Q;~EggNog:ENOG410PW7K;~InterPro:IPR036291,IPR002347;~PFAM:PF08659,PF00106,PF13561;~go_process: GO:0055114 - oxidation-reduction process [Evidence IEA]) translates to MSSKPVILVTGGNQGLGHEALKVLAQQQAYHLVVAARSAEKAAEAIQLIAAASGSDAAADFTPVVIDLTSDEKIQAAAAIVKAKFGRLDVLVNNAGIARSPKGDNATLREDLRDVFETNVFGVAVMNETFLPLLRASTFPQRRIVTVTSGLGMFGVALTETSPYNAWNYRFPVYRSSKSAVNMFSAVDMIALRDENIPTVLVEPGYCRTAFGNFHGHKDADAGGRVIARAAVEGNNKDLFLKVIDDEGKHKQFGW, encoded by the coding sequence ATGTCCTCCAAGCCagtcatcctcgtcaccggCGGCAACCAGGGCCTCGGCCACGAAGCCCTCAAAGTGCTCGCCCAGCAACAGGCATACCACCTAGTTGTCGCCGCCCGTTCCGCCGAGAAAGCAGCGGAGGCCATCCAGCTTATTGCGGCTGCAAGCGGGTCCGACGCTGCTGCAGACTTTACGCCAGTGGTCATTGATCTGACTAGTGACGAGAAAATCCAGGCCGCAGCGGCCATCGTCAAGGCGAAATTCGGCCGTCTTGATGTGCTGGTCAACAACGCCGGGATCGCCCGATCGCCAAAAGGAGACAATGCCACCCTCCGCGAAGACCTGCGCGATGTGTTTGAAACCAATGTCTTTGGCGTTGCGGTGATGAACGAGACAttcctgccgctgctgcgcgCTTCTACATTCCCACAACGTCGCATCGTCACCGTCACCAGTGGCCTGGGCATGTTTGGCGTTGCCCTAACGGAGACATCGCCTTACAATGCCTGGAACTATAGATTCCCTGTCTACCGGAGCAGCAAGTCTGCTGTCAACATGTTCTCCGCTGTCGATATGATCGCCCTGCGTGACGAAAACATTCCAACGGTCCTGGTGGAACCGGGGTACTGCCGCACGGCGTTTGGGAATTTCCACGGCCACAAGGATGCCGATGCCGGTGGGAGGGTGATTGCTCGTGCGGCCGTAGAGGGCAATAACAAGGATCTATTCTTGAAAGTTATAGATGACGAAGGGAAGCATAAGCAGTTTGGCTGGTAG
- a CDS encoding uncharacterized protein (COG:S;~EggNog:ENOG410PXCI;~InterPro:IPR010730;~PFAM:PF06985) has protein sequence MADHLFYPGAPPRPLRIEYDGPLYDGGDWDTFPSRSGWLDGPGAENWLARHIPFVKLPDELEYLFQYQSSMESWLYFGMLHYVFGDRLDQSDFIILRDDESEGQGYYITTRYLHKYVEDMEDWKNNNRGARTVEIVNKVLELLPSYIRFIGDGMSLAIRLASHALWNVAVKRDGPQTSPRLIGVWSLTRTELERLPLFNGWCPLDAEKCCEAGIYLDTQAYLLQLHRPKPSWNKRTHDSCIKTECIADNIDESNYITRHVQDDCSCSHIHADIEQLHRVLLDGGIPLVRIRFCGEDELGNPQYKLEVVKNRTHRPYVAISHVWADGLGNPQGNSLPHCQLEFLYQRALRLLSDREYIPGYDDKVYGPLYTGAAQFGHFAAKAIRRGDNSVLVWIDTLCIPHRNDVRSLAIQRIRDVYTGASRNLILDSELMLVDSSSSNKMEICLRVLYCSGWIRRLWTLQEGLAATDKLFVLLSDKAINIGTIPFMLLTKVDRGEIPIFQEGIATMAAVSWYSYFQEPTDYASPFHRFVVNNGGTKAQGKIIAWNWFNVATRSSSKDRDRPTVLAGLLSLDVSKILKIKDSDDRMRKLYSMLDMFPQDVLFLEGPRFEEYGMGWAMTTCRFTGEFAPLVNDSGNITPRGLHVTIYPSLIALSSDLFDLALAKSKRSDPDQSQMNWKKWLDDSKPYANPDDLGSDFGSQATEPDDEELSFLHLKGTVPINLSQGEAYGIILRSALPDQISAQCALVALQTSEDGVHYGRYISTGGMRAATFNRNLHVVELPEDGYLLAGTWGDAQTHEWIVG, from the exons ATGGCGGATCATTTATTTTATCCTGGCGCCCCTCCGAGGCCCCTTCGGATTGAGTATGACGGCCCGCTCTACGATGGAGGCGATTGGGATACGTTTCCCTCTCGtagtggctggctggacgGACCTGGAGCAGAGAACTGGCTTGCACGCCATATTCCTTTCGTGAAACTGCCCGACGAGTTGGAGTACTTGTTTCAATACCAATCGAGCATGGAGTCCTGGCTCTACTTTGGCATGCTGCACTATGTCTTCGGTGACCGGCTGGATCAGTCCGACTTCATTATCCTCCGTGATGACGAGAGCGAAGGCCAGGGGTACTACATCACGACAAGATATCTGCACAAATACGTtgaggatatggaggatTGGAAGAACAACAACCGCGGAGCCCGAACTGTCGAGATTGTGAACAAAGTCCTCGAACTTCTTCCCAGCTACATCCGTTTCATCGGGGACGGAATGTCCTTGGCTATTCGCCTGGCCAGCCATGCTCTCTGGAACGTTGCGGTCAAGCGAGATGGACCACAGACCAGCCCCCGCTTGATAGGAGTGTGGTCTCTTACCCGCACAGAGCTGGAGCGTCTGCCATTATTCAATGGATGGTGCCCCCTGGATGCAGAGAAGTGTTGCGAAGCCGGCATCTACCTAGATACCCAGGCTTACCTGCTGCAACTACATCGTCCCAAGCCTAGCTGGAACAAGAGAACGCATGATTCTTGTATAAAGACGGAATGCATAGCGGACAATATAGATGAGAGCAACTATATTACTCGCCATGTGCAAGACGATTGCAGCTGCTCACACATCCACGCAGACATTGAACAGCTACATAGAGTGCTTCTGGACGGAGGAATCCCTCTTGTAAGGATCAGGTTCTGTGGGGAGGACGAGCTTGGGAACCCGCAGTATAAGCTCGAGGTCGTGAAGAATCGCACTCACAGGCCATATGTAGCGATCTCTCATGTATGGGCTGACGGACTAGGCAATCCCCAGGGCAACTCTCTCCCACACTGCCAATTGGAGTTTCTTTACCAACGGGCCCTGCGCCTACTGAGTGACAGAGAATACATTCCTGGCTATGATGACAAGGTATATGGACCCCTGTACACTGGGGCCGCTCAATTTGGCCACTTCGCAGCCAAAGCGATCCGACGTGGAGACAATTCTGTGCTGGTATGGATTGATACACTATGCATACCACACCGTAATGATGTGCGAAGCCTGGCAATTCAACGCATCCGCGATGTTTATACTGGTG CCTCTCGGAACTTGATTCTCGATTCGGAGCTGATGCTGGTCGACTCGAGCTCGTCTAATAAAATGGAAATTTGCCTGAGAGTTCTGTACTGCTCCGGCTGGATTCGTCGGTTATGGACGCTCCAAGAAGGATTGGCCGCAACAGACAAGCTATTCGTGCTGTTGTCCGACAAGGCAATCAATATCGGTACCATCCCCTTCATGCTCCTGACCAAAGTCGACCGAGGAGAAATCCCCATCTTCCAAGAGGGAATTGCCACGATGGCCGCAGTCTCTTGGTATTCGTACTTTCAAGAACCCACCGACTATGCCTCTCCATTCCATCGCTTTGTCGTCAATAATGGAGGTACCAAGGCCCAGGGCAAAATAATTGCTTGGAACTGGTTCAATGTGGCTACacgatccagcagcaaggaccGTGATCGTCCGACTGTCCTAGCAGGTCTCCTGAGTCTGGATGTCAGCAAGATCCTCAAGATCAAGGACTCCGATGACCGAATGCGGAAGTTATACAGCATGCTGGATATGTTTCCCCAAGACGTGCTCTTCCTTGAGGGCCCCAGATTTGAAGAATACGGAATGGGATGGGCAATGACAACATGTCGATTTACTGGCGAATTTGCTCCGCTTGTCAACGATTCTGGAAATATCACGCCCCGGGGCCTCCACGTCACAATTTATCCTTCGCTGATAGCTCTGTCTTCCGACCTGTTCGATCTGGCACTGGCCAAGTCAAAGCGATCCGACCCTGACCAAAGCCAGATGAACTGGAAGAAGTGGCTTGATGATTCTAAGCCCTATGCTAATCCCGACGACTTGGGTTCGGACTTTGGCAGCCAAGCGACAGAGCcagacgatgaggagctgTCATTTCTGCACTTGAAAGGGACGGTTCCAATCAATCTCAGCCAGGGCGAGGCGTATGGAATCATCCTACGGTCAGCCCTTCCTGATCAAATATCCGCCCAATGTGCGTTGGTCGCCCTACAGACAAGTGAAGATGGAGTCCATTATGGGCGATACATTAGCACAGGAGGTATGAGGGCTGCTACTTTCAACAGGAACCTGCATGTTGTGGAATTGCCTGAGGATGGCTACCTTTTGGCAGGCACTTGGGGTGATGCACAAACACATGAATGGATTGTTGGTTAA
- a CDS encoding uncharacterized protein (SECRETED:SignalP(1-20)): MFKSTVPALFMASCLPATLAATCSAVGYLTSNSVVGLGPQGGMSGVFLYNGDGDKIGELTGDAGACTDIADISGDGLDDTFGWAATCNINSFRECHGSYADAGHIDGLPPTGADSDFYGIGIATDAQCKIEFEC, from the exons ATGTTCAAGTCTACTGTCCCAGCACTGTTCATGGCCTCGTGCCTCCCAGCCACCCTTGCAGCCACCTGCTCTGCTGTCGGCTATCTGACCAGCAACTCCGTGGTTGGCCTGGGCCCCCAGGGTGGCATGAGCGGCGTCTTCCTGTATAACGGTGACGGTGATAAAATCGGCGAATTGACCGGTGACGCGGGTGCCTGCACCGACATTGCGGACATCTCAGGCGACGGGCTCGACGACACATTTGGGTGGGCTGCGACCTGCAACATCAACTCCTTCAG GGAATGCCACGGCTCTTACGCCGACGCAGGCCATATTGACGGCCTGCCGCCTACCGGTGCCGACTCTGATTTCTATGGTATTGGGATTGCTACCGATGCTCAGTGCAAGATTGAGTTTGAGTGCTAG